GCCGCTTGATACCGCACTGTTGCCACCGGCAAGATTTTGAGCTACGCCGCTTGATACCGCACTGTTGCCACCGGCAAGATTTTGAGCTACGCCGCTTGATACCGCACTGTTGCCACCGGCAACAGTGCCTATCGGGTGCTCGAAAATCTGGGTCACGTCGTTGAGGTCGACAACCTGCTTGCCCAGCCGTGAGGTCGCCATCTGCTTGAGCTGTAATGTATTACGCATTGGCGGCACGTCGGCGATGAGCTCATTGGCCTGCTTGACATGGAACTTCTGCTTGGTGGCGCGGGCTCGAGCGCCGCGAGTCAGCCACGCGAGTTCCTTGCGAGCGAGGTTCCGCCGCCGTTCCTCGCGGATATCGGCCTGCCGGTCGCGCTCGACACGCTGGAGCATATAAGCGCTGTATCCGCCTTCAAAGGGGTCGATCACCCCATCGTGCACCTCCCACATCGACTCACAGACCTCGTCCAAAAACCAGCGGTCGTGGGTAACCAGCAGCAGCGCACCCTGCCCCGCGGCCCAACGGTTCTTCAGGTGTTCTGCCAGCCAGTGAATGGTCACGATATCCAAGTGGTTCGTAGGCTCGTCAAGCGCGAGAATGTCCCAATCCCTCAGCAACAAACGGGTCAAATCGGCACGCCGACGTTGTCCGCCGGAAAGCGAACCGACCTTGGCGTCGAGGCTCAGGCCGCCGAGCAACGCCTCCACGATTTCGCGCGAACGCGTATCAGATGCCCACTGGTAATCCTCACGCCCCTCGAGCGCAGCCTGACGCACCGTGGCATTGTCATCGAGCGGATCGCGCTGGTCGAGCATGCCAAAAGTCAGTCCATTACGAGTGGTCACGCGCCCGGAATCGGGCTGCTGCGTACCGGCCAGCAAATGCAAAAGCGTTGATTTGCCGTCGCCGTTCTTGCCGACGATACCGATGCGGTCGCCTTCGAAGACACCTTGCGTTACATCGGTGAAAATGTTTTTG
This window of the Bifidobacterium sp. ESL0745 genome carries:
- a CDS encoding ATP-binding cassette domain-containing protein, whose amino-acid sequence is MPTYDLGLEHVSLDFATKNIFTDVTQGVFEGDRIGIVGKNGDGKSTLLHLLAGTQQPDSGRVTTRNGLTFGMLDQRDPLDDNATVRQAALEGREDYQWASDTRSREIVEALLGGLSLDAKVGSLSGGQRRRADLTRLLLRDWDILALDEPTNHLDIVTIHWLAEHLKNRWAAGQGALLLVTHDRWFLDEVCESMWEVHDGVIDPFEGGYSAYMLQRVERDRQADIREERRRNLARKELAWLTRGARARATKQKFHVKQANELIADVPPMRNTLQLKQMATSRLGKQVVDLNDVTQIFEHPIGTVAGGNSAVSSGVAQNLAGGNSAVSSGVAQNLAGGNSAVSSG